In Accipiter gentilis chromosome 22, bAccGen1.1, whole genome shotgun sequence, the following are encoded in one genomic region:
- the ZNF770 gene encoding zinc finger protein 770, producing the protein MLKVQQCVTADRIPKKKPYVCDICYKQFETPSKLARHYLIHTGQKPFECHVCHKTFRQLVHLERHQLTHNLPFKCIVCYRNFKNLITFLKHQQLHNENYQNDTKQAENSVNSEQDRVTCGIFRCSMCWKSFTTEERWMLHQCLKADSLHGARRRKQTHACESCNKTFPSRSKLERHFLIHTGQKPFKCSSCGKSFRQSTHLKIHQLTHTEERPFQCCFCQKRFKIQSKLMKHKQLHARNKTLPNIMYKAKTLKYPRPRNLLEGKRDSFENAATYESQENDPCDVHSIYIVPFQCPACEQCFETEQVLNLHKCCYLRDDKSSKNGTTARSHAVSVKNKILMKLKHTGGKATDFSLTDRKKKKSGHFKSPDLVAARDQCSDQHASTKPFKDCHSKLDMHKALSNRMKRMFTVPLRWQEHPQPHDFGINLKGMLTGESMLNINDSPDNKDDAFYGSSDDGFFDNPEVLHCAFSASAKNTHNRHKVCKCDRCEKIFPSSSKLQRHYLIHTGQKPFGCNVCGKTFRQSAHLKRHQLTHTEKRPCKSPVCQVEFENLNKLFNHQGDHIEFKSSQPVGYSGYSQTPSQASGFQEFELIQSNQAAEIKVEIESGDFVLDTSSRNTQPYLCSKLLGTEQSCYSCWHDFSECTEKSEVVNKLYQCSICFKTFKSPSKLERHYLMHAGQKPFECLVCGKNFRQAPHLKRHHLIHFKESLKLSTTEQQPENILFLSKLDNVL; encoded by the coding sequence atgttaaaagttcAGCAGTGTGTAACAGCTGACAGGATACCCAAAAAAAAGCCATATGTTTGTGACATTTGCTATAAACAGTTTGAAACTCCATCAAAATTAGCTAGGCATTATCTGATACATACTGGTCAAAAGCCATTTGAATGTCATGTATGCCATAAAACATTTAGGCAGCTGGTCCACCTGGAGAGGCATCAGTTAACCCATAATCTGCCTTTTAAGTGTATTGTTTGTTACAGAAACTTCAAAAACTTAATCACTTTCTTAAAGCATCAGCAGCTTCATAACGAAAATTATCAGAATGATACCAAGCAAGCAGAAAACTCTGTGAATTCTGAGCAAGACAGAGTCACTTGCGGCATATTTCGATGTTCCATGTGCTGGAAATCTTTTACAACTGAAGAGAGGTGGATGCTGCATCAGTGTCTGAAGGCAGATAGCCTACATGGTGCCAGAAGGAGAAAGCAAACTCATGCTTGTGAATCGTGTAACAAGACATTTCCATCAAGATCTAAGCTAGAAAGACACTTCCTTATTCACACTGGCCAGAAACCTTTTAAGTGTTCTTCATGTGGTAAATCTTTCAGACAGTCAACACACTTGAAAATCCATCAGctcacacacacagaagaaaggccttttcagtgctgcttttgtcAGAAGCGGtttaaaatacagagcaaacTCATGAAGCACAAACAGCTCCATGCCAGAAATAAGACTTTACCCAATATTATGTACAAAGCAAAGACTCTTAAATATCCCAGACCACGCAACCTGTTGGAAGGAAAGAGGGATAGTTTTGAGAATGCTGCCACTTATGAGTCGCAGGAGAATGACCCATGTGACGTTCACTCGATTTACATTGTACCTTTTCAGTGCCCAGCTTGTGAGCAGTGTTTTGAAACAGAGCAGGTTCTAAATTTGCACAAATGTTGTTATCTGAGAGATGACAAAAGTTCAAAGAATGGTACAACAGCACGCAGCCATGCTGTCAGCGTGAAAAATAAGATCCTGATGAAGCTGAAGCATACTGGAGGAAAGGCAACGGATTTTTCTcttactgacagaaaaaaaaaaaaatcaggtcactTTAAAAGTCCTGACCTGGTTGCAGCTAGAGATCAGTGTTCTGATCAGCACGCTTCCACTAAACCTTTCAAGGATTGCCATAGCAAGCTTGACATGCACAAGGCACTTAGTAATCGGATGAAAAGAATGTTTACTGTGCCATTACGTTGGCAAGAGCACCCACAACCTCACGACTTTGGAATTAATTTAAAAGGTATGCTTACTGGTGAAAGCATGTTAAACATCAATGATTCACCGGATAATAAAGATGATGCTTTTTATGGTTCATCAGATGATGGTTTCTTTGATAATCCAGAAGTACTTCACTgtgctttttcagcttctgctaAAAATACACATAACAGACACAAAGTGTGTAAATGTGACAGATGTGAAAAAATCTTTCCGTCTTCCTCCAAACTTCAAAGACATTACCTTATACACACGGGACAGAAGCCCTTTGGCTGTAATGTTTGTGGGAAGACATTTAGACAGTCAGCTCACTTAAAAAGACATCAGCTCACCCATACTGAAAAGAGACCCTGTAAAAGCCCCGTTTGCCAGGTAGAATTTGAAAACCTGAACAAACTTTTCAATCATCAGGGAGATCACATTGAATTTAAGTCTTCTCAGCCCGTGGGTTATTCAGGTTATTCTCAAACACCTTCACAGGCATCTGGCTTTCAAGAATTTGAGCTGATTCAGTCAAACCAAGCAGCTGAAATCAAAGTTGAAATCGAGTCAGGGGACTTTGTTCTTGACACCAGCAGTAGAAACACACAGCCATATTTGTGTAGTAAATTGTTGGGAACAGAGCAAAGCTGTTACAGCTGTTGGCATGATTTTTCTGAATGTACTGAAAAAAGTGAAGTTGTTAACAAATTGTATCAATGCAGTATCtgctttaaaacttttaaatcacCTTCTAAGCTTGAAAGACATTACCTAATGCATGCTGGACAGAAGCCGTTTGAATGTTTAGTTTGTGGTAAAAATTTCAGACAGGCCCCACATTTGAAAAGACATCACCTTATTCACTTCAAAGAGAGCTTAAAGCTGAGTACCACTGAGCAACAACCAGAGAATATATTGTTTTTATCAAAACTGGATAATGTCCTATGA